Within the Candidatus Eremiobacteraceae bacterium genome, the region CTCGCTGCGCTTGCGCGAGGATCTGCAGCGTCTCGGCTGGCGCGTCGTCATGACGCGCGACGCCGACTACGAGGTCGGCGATCCGAAAGGCGACGATGCGCAGGAGCTGCAGGCGCGTTGCGACGTGGCCAACGCGGCGGGCGCGCGCGTGTTCGTGAGCGTGCACATCAACTCGTCGGTCGCGCATAGCCTCAACGGCACGACGACGTATTACTGGCGTCCCGCCGACAAAGTGTTCGCGCAGACCATCCAGAACTCGGTTGTGGCCGCCGACGGCATCACCGATGACGGCATCAAACGCAACGATTTTTATGTCATCAAACACACCGACATGCCCGCCGTCTTGATCGAGACCGCGTTTTTGAGCAACTCGCACGACTCCGAATTCCTCGCGCGGCCGTCGTTCCTCGACAAGGTCGCACAAGGCATCGCCAACGGCATCATGGAGTTCACCGGCGGACCGCAGGCGCCGCTGTGAGCGGCTCCGCGCGCCGCGCCGCGATCCTCGACTCAGGACTGGGCGGCCTCACCGTGCTCGGCGCACTGCGCGCGCTCGCGCCTGACGTCGACGTCGTGTACTTCGCCGACACCGCCAACGTGCCGTATGGCGACCGCACGCTCGACGATGTCGCCCGATTGGGTGCGCGCATCGTCGAGCACTTCGCCGCGCACGAACCGGCGGTCATCGTCGTCGCCTCGGGAACCACCTGCGCCGCGTTTGATATATGCGGCTGGCCGCGATCGCGCGCGCCGTTCGCCGGCGTCATCGACGCCGGTGCCCGCGATTCGGTGAGCGCCAGCGCGAGCGGCGCGATCGGCGTGATCGCGACACGCGGCACGATCGACAGCGGCTGCTTCGAACGCGCAATCGTGGAGCGCAAGCGCGACGCTCGCGTGACCAACGTCGCCGCACCGGCATTGGTGCCGATCGTCGAGGCCGGCGAATCAGGCAGCGAGCGGGCGCAAGCCGCGGTGAACGCGGCATGCCGGCCGTTCATCGAAGCGCGTTGCGACGCGGTGATCCTCGGTTGCACCCACTTCCCGCATTTGCGCAAATGGTTCGCCGCCGCGCTGGGCCCCGGCGTGCGTCTGATCGACCCGGCGGACGCGTGCGCGGCAGCCGCCGTCGCGCTCTTGCCCGCGAGCCCGCAAGGGTCGGGCCGATTCGTGTGCGAGGTCAGCGGGGACGCATCGTCCTTCGCGTCACACGCGCGCGCCCTCGGCGCCCCATGTCTCGATGCACTCGCGCACGTCGAACTGCGCGCCACGAAATCGGCACACGCAGCGGGCAACGGGCTCCTACAGCAGATGGAAAAGGCGGAAGAAGACCAGCGTGGAGGCGATCGCTAACAGCACGCCGGCGAGGACCTGCGCGACCGTATGCGCGCGCAGGTAGACGCGCGCCCAACAGACCAGCGGCACGAGCGGCACGTACGGCAGCGGTTGCAGCCGGAAGAGCAAGAACATGATGGCGAAGGGTCCTGCGATGCCGAAGGCGTGCGTGCTGATCTTCCAATAGCGCGTGATCACCATGGTCACCAGCGCCGTCGCCCAGTAGCCCCACGCGATGGCGATGATCTGCACCGGCACTTGAGCGACGGTGTATGCGAGCGCGGCGATCAGATCGATCGCGACGATGATAAGGAATATCTTCTCGCGCTCGAAGCGATCGGACATGTCGAAATCGGAGATGCGTCCGGTGACGTACAAGAACAGCAGGCAAGCCAGCGGCGCCACCGTGTAGATCGTGACGGACAGCGCCGACAAGACCCAGAACTCTTTGGTCGAAACAGAGAACGCGTGAGAGACGATGATGAACAACGCGGACGCGCACAAGAAGGGGTTGAAGATCGTCGACAGCGCCTTGGCGAACTCGACGGCAGCGCGATGACCGCGCATGCCGACGACGATGGTCTCAGTACCGCCGGCGACGCGCACCTTCTGCTGCATGAGTGTCATTATACCTGCCGGTGCGAAGCGCTGTAAAGTGACCCCTCGCAAGCGTTCGTTCGACTCCTTCGAGCTGCCGGGCGGCGATCGAGCGGTGCTGCTACTGCACGGCTTTTCGGGCAGCACGGATGAGGTGCGCGAGCTGGGCGCGCGCCTGAACGCGTGGGGATATGACGTCACCGCCCCTGCCCTGCCAGGTCATCGCGGCGACGTGCGCGAGCTCGAGACCGTGACGGACGCGGACTATTTCACGACGGCGCTGGCACAGTTCGATCGGCTCGCACGCGAGCGCGAACGCGTCTACGTCATCGGACTTTCGATGGGCGGCGCGCTCGGGTTGTACATCGCGCAGCACAGGGCGCCGGCCGCGGTGGTCACGATCAGCGCGCCGGTGAGAATGCCGTCGCACGTCTACGGCGGCGTGCACCTGGTCGCGCGCCACCGGGCGAGCGTGCATCTGCCCGTCAACCTCAACGCGTATTTCGGCGGCATCGGCTACCCGACCGTACCGGCCTCAGCGGTGCGGACGTTTCTATCGGTTGTGACGCAGGTTCGGGCCGGCCTCGCCGACGTCCATTGCCCGCTGCTCGTCCTCCATAGCGCGCGCGACATGACGGTGCCGTTCGCCAACGCGGCGCTGATCGACGCGTCGGTCGGCAGTCTCAAGCGCGAGATCGTCGTGTTCGACGAAGGTCAGCATCTGATGACCGTGGGCCGCGGACTCGATGTCATCGAGCCCTACGTCAGCGAGTTTCTCGTACGCGCGGACAGGGAGCATGCGCGGGACAGCCGAACCCAAGCGAAGCCTTCTTGAGTTGGCGGGTTCAAGAATCCGCTGCTACACAACAGGAGTACCTGATCCTTTGCTAGCCATCGTGTATGCGCTGCTGGCGGCACCAGCCGCTTCGGCGCCGACGCCCATCCCGGTGGGCACGATTCCACCCGCCCCGACCAACGTGGTCTTCCACCAGACCCTAGCGGGCCAATATCCTTGGGTGCTCGACGCCCTGCAGATCCTTTTCCTCATCGCGACGGTCGCCCTCATCGCGCTGATGTCGGCGCAGACGACCAAGACCGAAGGTCTGTCGGGCAGCATCGGCGGCCGCGCCGAGGCCGCGTATCATGGGCGGCTGGGCCTCGATCAGCAGATCACGCGCATCACTTCGATCACCGCCTACGCCTGGATCATCCTCGCGGTCGCGTTCTTCGTCGTCACCCGCACGCAATAATGCCGCTGCTGTCCGTCAAGGACCTCGAGGTCACGTTTTCGACCGACGACGGTGTCGTCCGCGCGGTCAACGGACTGTCCTTCGACATCGAGCCGGGCAAGACGTTGGGCATCGTCGGCGAGTCGGGCTCGGGCAAGAGCGTCACCGCGCTCTCGATCATGCGCTTGATCTCGATGCCGCCGGGCAGGATCGAGAAGGGCGAGGTCCTTTTCAACGGCCAGGATCTGCTCAAGCTCGGCGAGTCGCAGATGCGCCAGATCCGCGGCAACAAGATCGCGATGATCTTCCAAGATCCGATGACCAGCCTCAACCCGGTGTTGACGGTCGGCGATCAGATCATGGAGACGATTCAGCAGCACCAGCACAAAAGCCGCGCCGAGGCGTACAAGCGCGCGATCGAGATGCTCGAGCTGGTGCGCATCCCCGAGCCGGAAAAACGCATCAAGTCCTATCCGCACCAGTTCTCGGGCGGCATGCGCCAGCGCGTGATGATCGCCATGGCGTTGTCGTGCGATCCCGAGCTGCTCATCGCCGACGAGCCGACCACCGCGCTCGACGTCACCATCCAAGCGCAGATCCTCGACCTCATGAACGATCTGCAAAAGCGCCTCAACTCGGCGATCATCATGATCACGCATGATCTGGGCGTGGTGGCCGAGGTGTGCGAAAAAGTGCTCGTGATGTACGGCGGCAACATGGTCGAATACGGAACGACCGAACAGATCTTCGCCGAGCCGAAGCACCCGTACACCTTGGGATTGCTCGATTCGCTGCCGCGCCTCGATGAAGGGGGACGCCGCCGCCTCGTCCCGATCGAAGGGCAACCGCCCAATCTGCTGCGCCTGCCGGCCGGCTGCGCGTTCGCGCCGCGCTGTCCCTACGCGCTGCCCGACCACGCCACCATCCCGCCGCCGACCATCGACTTCGGCAGCGGCCACGTGGCGCGCTGCACGCTATATAATGAAGAGCCCGCGCTGAAGATCCGCGCCGAGGCCGAGCGCCTCAAGTTCGCGAGCGCCGCCGCCAAGGAGGCCGCGCGTGGCTGACGCCCAGCCCGTTGCCACGACCGACGGGGCCCTCGCCGCATCTCCCGAGCCGGACCCGAACGCGATTGTCGAGGTCCGCAACGTCAAGAAGTACTTCCCTATCACCGCCGGCGTGTTCTCGCGCCACGTGGCCGACGTCAAGGCGGTCGACGACGTGTCGTTCGCGATCAAGCCGGGTGAGACGCTGGGCCTGGTCGGCGAGTCGGGTTCGGGCAAGACGACGATCGGACGGTGCATCTTGCGGCTGCTCGAGCCGACCGGCGGCCACATCTTCTTCGAGCGCGAGGACATCACCGGGCTGCCGCAATCGCCGCCGCTGTGGGACCGCAACGCGCCGAACATGCGCACGCTGCGCAGCAAGATGCAGATCATCTTCCAGGATCCGTACGCCAGCCTCAACCCGCGCATGACGGTCGGCGACATCATCGCCGAGCCGCTGCAGATCCACGGCATCGGCGGGCAGCCGCATCCGAGCAAGCAGCAGCAAGAGCAGCGGGTCAACGAACTGCTGCGCACGGTCAAGCTCGCGCCGTACCACGCCAACCGGTACCCGCATGAGTTCTCCGGCGGCCAGCGCCAGCGCATCGGCATCGCGCGCGCGCTCGCGGTCAACCCCAAGTTCATCGTCGCCGACGAGCCGGTGTCGGCCCTTGACGTGTCGATCCAAGCGCAGGTCGTCAACTTGCTGCAGGATCTGCAGCAGCAATTGGGCCTGACGTATCTGTTCATCGCCCACGACCTGTCGGTCGTGCGCCACATCTCCGACCGCGTCGCGGTGATGTACGTCGGCAAGCTCGTCGAGCTGGCGGACCAAGACGAGCTCTATAAGCGGCCGCTGCATCCCTACACGCAATCCCTGCTGTCGGCGATCCCGATTCCGGACCCACGCGTCGAAGCGCGGCGCGAGCGGATCATCTTGACCGGCGACATACCTTCGCCGGTGAATCCTCCCAAGGCATGCCGCTTCAACACGCGCTGCCCGATCGCGTACGAGCGCTGCTTCATCGAAGAGCCGCTGCTCAGGGACTATGGCGCGCATCGCGTCGCGTGCCACAAAGTGGAAGAACTCGGCGGCGAGCAGCCCGACATCACCAAACGCACCGCCGGGGCGGCTGTCCCGACTGTCTAAGAGCGTGGCAAAGGCTTTCGCTCTCATCTTCGGCGTCATCTACACGATCGTCGGCGTCGCCGGCTTCATCCCCGGTATCGGCGGAACGCTCGGCATGGCGCCGAGCACGCTGCTCGGCCTGGGCGCGGACATCAACCTGGTCCACAATACCGTGCATCTCGCGCTCGGTTTTTGGGGGCTGTGGGCGGCAAGTGACGAGTCGCGCGCCGTCGCCTACTGCCAGATCGCCGGCGTCGCGCTGATCCTGTTGGGACTGCTCGGATTTTTCTTCCCGACGGGCTTCGGCATCGTGCCGTTGGGCGGCAATGATCCGTGGATCCACATACTGTCGGGCGTGTTGCTCGCGTACGCTGGCTTCATGCGCCCGGGTGCGCCGGCTCGAGCGTAAACGGCTCACAAACCGCGTCCCGTATTTGACGGCCTTGACGGGGTGGTGTATAGTAGGGAACGTTTGAGCGACTGTCCGGGCTGTCCCGGACCGCGCGACATCGGAGCACTATTGTCAAAATCCCTCATCATCGTCGAATCGCCGGCCAAAGCTCGCACTCTTAAGAAGTTCCTCGGTTCTCGCTATCAGGTCTTGCCCTCGGTCGGCCACGTTCGGGATCTGCCTAAGAGCCGGCTCGGCGTCGACGTCGACCTTGACTTCAAGCCCACCTACGTCACCATCAAGGGCAAGGGCCCGGTCATCAAAGACCTGCGCTCCGCGGTCAAAAAAGCGTCCCATGTCTACTTAGCGACCGACCCCGACCGGGAGGGCGAAGCCATCGCCTGGCACCTGGCCGAGGTGCTCAAGCTGCCGGAACCCCGGCGCATCGAACTCCACGAGATCACCAAGAGCGCCGTCACCGAGGCGCTCAAGCATTCCGGGGCGATCAATATGGACCGCGTCGACGCGCAGCAGGCGCGCCGCATCCTCGATCGCCTGGTCGGTTATAAGATCTCGCCGATGTTGTGGCGCAAGATCCAAGGCGGGCTGTCGGCCGGCCGCGTGCAGTCGGTCGCGGTCAAGCTCATCGTCGATCGCGAGCGCGAGATCGACGCGTTCAAACCGCGCGAGTATTGGACCGTTTCGGCGCGGCTATGGCCGCACGGCCACCACGACGCCGAACACACGCTGGTTGCTGATCTCGTCAGCGTCGACGGTAAGAAGCTCGACAAATTCGACATACCCAATGAAGGAGACGCCACGCGCTTGGAAGCGCGCTTGGCGAAAGCGTCCTATAGCGTCAGCAGCGTCAAGACGCGCGAGGTGCGTCGTTCGCCGTCAGCGCCGTTCACCACGAGCACGCTGCAGCAGGAGGCATCGCGCCGCCTCAAGATGCGCGTACGCCGCACGATGCAGATCGCGCAAGGGCTCTACGAAGGCGTCGACGTCGGCGAGGAAGGCACGACCGGCCTCATCACGTACATGCGCACGGACTCGACGCGGCTGTCGGGTCAGGCGATGGATCAGGCGCGCGAGTACATAAACCAGACGTTCGGCGCGGAGTATCACAACGGCAAACAGTTCAAGGTATCCGCGGATGCGCAGGACGCGCACGAGGCCATCCGGCCGACCGATGCCAACCGCACGCCCGAGAAGCTCAAGCCGTTCCTGGATCCGTCGCAGCTGCGTATCTATCGTCTCATCTGGGAACGCTTCGTCGCGAGCCAGATGGCGCCCGCGGTCTACGATCAGACGACCGTCGAGATCGCCGCCGACGGCTGCGGCCTGCGCGCGACCGGCACCGTGCTCAAGTTCGCCGGCTATACGAAGATCTACGAAGAGTCGCCCGATGAGGACGCGACCGAAGAAGACGAGCGCAAGAAGCACTTGCCGCCGGTGGAAGAGGGCCAGGCGATGGACCTGCGTGCCATCATGAAGGCGCAGCACTGGACCGAGCCGCCGCCCCGTTACACGGAAGCCTCGCTGGTCAAGACGCTGGAAGAGAAAGGCGTCGGCCGCCCGAGCACGTACGCGACGATCGTCGACACCATCCAGCGCCACTACGCCAAGCTCGAACAGCGCCGCTTCTCGCCGACGCCGGTCGGCATCATCGTCAACGACGTGCTGGTCGAGTTTTTCCCGGACATCTTCAACGAGACGTTCACCTCCGAGATGGAGCGGCGCCTGGACCGCGTCGAGGAGAAGAACGATAACTGGGTGTCGCTGCTGCACGACTTCTACGCGCCGTTCTCCAAAGATCTGGCGCGCGCCGAAGAGTTCTTCCCGAAGATCGAGATCGTGGAAGAAGAGATCGACGAGACCTGCCCCGCGTGCGGCCGGCCGATGAAGATCAAGAACGGACGCTTCGGCAAGTTCATCGCGTGCACGGGCTATCCGGAGTGCAAGACGACCAAGCCGATCGTGAAGGACTCGGGCGTCATCTGCCCGCGCGACGGCGGGCGCATCTTGGAGCGCAAGAGCAAGAAGGGGCGCATCTTCTTCGGCTGCGAGAAGTACCCGGCGTGCGACTTCGTGGCCTGGGATCCGCCGATCCAAGGCTCGGCGTGCAAAGAGTGCGGTGCGTTCCTGGTGCGCAAGTGGGGCCGCAACGGCGGCCGCGTGGTGTGCAGCAACGATGCGCATCACGATCACGGCTTTGAAGCGCCGCTCGAGGCGTCCACCTCCGGCAACGGCGTCTCGTCCGGTCACATCCTCGAACCCGAACAGGAAAAGCGCTCCGCCTAACCCCGCACCGCCATATCGTCGGTGGAGCGGTCGAATTTATTCGACTGCTCTTGACGTTGCGGGGCGCTGCAGCGTCATGACCGAATGGTGCCCATGATGTCGCAGGGTGTGACCGTCATCGGCGGAGGACTTGCAGGTTCGGAAGCGGCGTGGCAGCTCGCGCATGCGGGCGTCCCCGTGACGCTGTACGAGATGCGCCCGCACGTGCAGACCGGCGCGCACGTCAGCGGGCGGCTCGCCGAGCTGGTGTGCAGCAACTCGCTACGTGGGGCTTCGCTGGAAAACGCGGTCGGGCTGCTCAAAGAAGAGATGGGGCGCCTCGGTTCGCTCATCATCGAGTCGGCGCGTGCGACCTCCGTGCCCGCGGGCGGCGCGCTCGCGGTCGACCGCGAGCGGTTTGCCGACCACGTCGAACGTAGGATCGCCGAACATCCGCTCATCGACGTGCGGCGCGAAGAGGTGCGCGTTATTCCTGACGGCGGGTTGACGATCGTCGCGTGCGGGCCGCTCGCATCGCCGGCGCTCGCTGCGGAGTTGACGCGGCTATGCGGGCCGCAATTGCACTATTTCGATGCGGCGTCGCCGATCGTGGCCGCCGATTCGCTGGACCGCTCGCAGATGTACGAGGCCTCGCGCTACGGCAAGGGCGACGGCGCTGATTATCTCAACATCGGGCTCGACCAGATGCAATATCGCCAACTGGTGCGCGACCTGGTGGACGGCGACAAACACGAGCCGCACGGCTTCGAGGCGGACGCGAGCGGCAAGATCCCGTACTTCGAGGCGTGCCTGCCGGTCGAAGAGATGGCCAGGCGCGGTGAGGACACGCTGCGTTTTGGTCCGCTCAAGCCGGTCGGCTTGGTGGATCCGCGCACCGGCAAGCGCCCATATGCGGTCGTCCAGCTGCGCCGTGAGAATGCGGCGGGGACGGCCTACAATCTCGTCGGATTCCAAACCCGCTTGACCTGGCCGGCGCAGAAGAGCGCCCTCGGCAAACTGCCGGGTCTGCATGAAGCCGAGTGGCTGCGACTTGGGGTGATGCATCGCAACACGTTCGTCGACGCGCCGCGCGTGCTGGCCGAGGACTTGCGTTTGCGCGCCGCACCGCACGTCTTCTTGGCGGGGCAGGTGACCGGCTGCGAGGGCTACGTCGAGGCCGCCGCCACGGGCATCGTCGCCGCGATCAACGCCGCGCGCCGGGCGAAAGGGGACGAGCGGCCGTTCGTGCCTCCGGCGCGGACCGCGATCGGCGCGCTGTTGGCGTACTTGCGCGATGGCACGAGCCATGACTTCCAACCGCAAAACGTCACCTTCGCCTATTTCGAGCAGCTCGAGGGGCCGCGTCTGGACAAGCAGGCACGACGGCGCGCTTTCGCCGAACGCGCGCTGGCCGAGATCGATACGATCGCCCGGGATCTGTCGACGGGCATACCATCCGGGCACAGCTCGGGCATCGAGGTAGCATGATCCGTTCAACCACAATCGTCGGGGTGTTGCGCGATGGACACATCGCGATCGGCGGCGATGGCCAGGTCACGCTCGATAAAGTCGTCATGAAACATCACGCGCGCAAAGTGCGCGCGGTCGGCGGAGGCAAAGTGCTTGCTGGTTTCGCCGGTTCAGCCGCGGACGGCATCACGCTACTCGACAAATTCGAAGCCAAGCTGCAAGAGTTCCGCGGCAACATCACCCGCGCGTCGGTCGAGCTGGCCAAGGATTGGCGCCAGGATCGGTACTTGCGCCGCCTCGAGGCGCTGCTGATCGTCGGCGACACCGAGCATCTCTTCGTGCTTTCGGGCACCGGCGACGTGGTCGAACCCGACGATAACATCGCCGCGATCGGCTCCGGCGGCCCGTACGCCCAAGCCGCCGCGCTGGCGTTGATCAAGAACACTCCGCTAAGCGCAGAAGACATCGTGCGCGAAGCGTTGCAGGTCGCTGGGCGCATCGACATCTACACGAACGACGATATCGCGATCGAGACGCTGTGAGCGTGCAGGTCCGCGCGGACTACCCGCGTCTCGGACCGCTGCTCGCCAGGGCGTTCGACGAGGCGCTGTATGCGACGGTGGGCTCCTGGCCCGTCGTCCTGATCCTGGTCGTGGTGAGCGCTGCTGGCGCCGCCCAAGGCACCGGAGCGCTAGCGCTCAACATATGCACCATCCCCTGGGCGTATTTCGCGGGCGCCAACGCCGTGCGCACGATCAGCCCGGGCTATCGCATGACGGCCGGCACGGTCGGACGTCTGCTGCTGGCCAATATCATCGCTTGCTTCGCCGTGGTCTTCGGGCTTCTCGCGCTCGTGTGGCCGGGATTCTACTTCGGCACGAAATTCTCGGTGGCGCCGGCCGCGATCGCCTTGGACGGGGTGACCGCTGAAGTCGGTCTTCGACGCTCGTGGGAGCTCACGACAGGCCGCTTCTGGCGTACGTTTCTGTTCCTCGTCGTCTCGACCATCGCGATCGCGCTGGCGGTCCTCATCCCCGATCTTGTCGTCATCGTGTCCTGGAAACTGCTCGTGGCGCACCACCTAGTCGCGCCGACAAGAAATCAAGCACTGGCGGTGGGCATCGCAATAATCGCACCATTCGTGATGTATGCGATTCAAACAGGTTGGATCGCCCTGCTGTACTGGTATCGATCGCTCAAAGCGATGGCCGACGCCGGACTTCAAGCGCGGCCCGCGCCGCCGTCGAGCGGCGCCGGAACGTAAGGTGGCTGATCTAGCGCTGGCCACGGAGCGGCTCAGACTCGAGCCGCTCAAGCCTTCGCACGCGCGCGCTCTTTTCGAGCCGATGCGCGACGAGCGGTTATATCGCTACGAAGCCCAACGTCCGCCGAAGTCGGAAGCCGGCCTAGAGCGCCGCTTCGAGCGGCTGGCGGTCGGCCGCGACGGCTCGCAGCTCTGGTTCAATTGGGCCGTGCGCGGCAAGGACGGGCCCTACGTGGGTTTGGTTCAAGCGACGGTGGACGGCAAATCCGCAGTGATCGGGTACGACATCTTCCCCGCATACTGGCGCCAAGGCTACGGCAAAGAGGCTTGTAGCGCGGTCATCGAGCGCGCGCTGCGCGACCTTGGCGTCACGCTCGTAAAGGCGATCGTCGATATCGAGAATCAGGCGTCGATCGCGCTGCTTGAGTCGCTTGGGTTCAAACGGGTGTGGACAGGCCCGAGCGACGACATGCCCGGCCACACGGACCATCGCTACGAGCGCGTATTGGCTTAGGCTTGGGCGACTTCCGCCGCAAGCTTTTGCACAGAGTCCTTCGCGTCGCCGAAGAGCATCATCGTCTTGGGATTCTCATATAACGGGTTGTCGATGCCCGCGAACCCGGGCGCCATGGAACGCTTGAGGACGACGATGTTCTTGGCTTTGTCGACGTCGAGGATCGGCATGCCGTAGATCGGGCTGTTCTGCACGTTGCGCGCCGCCGGGTTGGTGACATCGTTCGCGCCGATGACCAGCGCCACGTCGGCTGCCTCGAACTGCGGATTGATCTCGTCCATCTCGTGCAACTGGTCGTACGGCACGTTCGCCTCGGCCAGCAACACGTTCATGTGTCCGGGCATGCGCCCGGCCACCGGGTGGATCGCGAACTTCACGTCGACGCCGCGCTTTTCGAGATTGGCGGCCAGCTCGCGCACGGCGTGCTGCGCCTGCGCGACCGCCATGCCGTAGCCGGGCACGATGATGACCGAGCGCGAGTAGGCGAGCAGCGTCGCGACGTCCTCGGCGCTTGCCGAGCGTACGGTGGCGCCGCTCGCGGCCGCGGCTGGTCCGGCT harbors:
- the murI gene encoding glutamate racemase, with amino-acid sequence MSGSARRAAILDSGLGGLTVLGALRALAPDVDVVYFADTANVPYGDRTLDDVARLGARIVEHFAAHEPAVIVVASGTTCAAFDICGWPRSRAPFAGVIDAGARDSVSASASGAIGVIATRGTIDSGCFERAIVERKRDARVTNVAAPALVPIVEAGESGSERAQAAVNAACRPFIEARCDAVILGCTHFPHLRKWFAAALGPGVRLIDPADACAAAAVALLPASPQGSGRFVCEVSGDASSFASHARALGAPCLDALAHVELRATKSAHAAGNGLLQQMEKAEEDQRGGDR
- a CDS encoding alpha/beta fold hydrolase translates to MTPRKRSFDSFELPGGDRAVLLLHGFSGSTDEVRELGARLNAWGYDVTAPALPGHRGDVRELETVTDADYFTTALAQFDRLARERERVYVIGLSMGGALGLYIAQHRAPAAVVTISAPVRMPSHVYGGVHLVARHRASVHLPVNLNAYFGGIGYPTVPASAVRTFLSVVTQVRAGLADVHCPLLVLHSARDMTVPFANAALIDASVGSLKREIVVFDEGQHLMTVGRGLDVIEPYVSEFLVRADREHARDSRTQAKPS
- the secG gene encoding preprotein translocase subunit SecG, translated to MLAIVYALLAAPAASAPTPIPVGTIPPAPTNVVFHQTLAGQYPWVLDALQILFLIATVALIALMSAQTTKTEGLSGSIGGRAEAAYHGRLGLDQQITRITSITAYAWIILAVAFFVVTRTQ
- a CDS encoding ABC transporter ATP-binding protein; amino-acid sequence: MPLLSVKDLEVTFSTDDGVVRAVNGLSFDIEPGKTLGIVGESGSGKSVTALSIMRLISMPPGRIEKGEVLFNGQDLLKLGESQMRQIRGNKIAMIFQDPMTSLNPVLTVGDQIMETIQQHQHKSRAEAYKRAIEMLELVRIPEPEKRIKSYPHQFSGGMRQRVMIAMALSCDPELLIADEPTTALDVTIQAQILDLMNDLQKRLNSAIIMITHDLGVVAEVCEKVLVMYGGNMVEYGTTEQIFAEPKHPYTLGLLDSLPRLDEGGRRRLVPIEGQPPNLLRLPAGCAFAPRCPYALPDHATIPPPTIDFGSGHVARCTLYNEEPALKIRAEAERLKFASAAAKEAARG
- a CDS encoding oligopeptide/dipeptide ABC transporter ATP-binding protein; translation: MADAQPVATTDGALAASPEPDPNAIVEVRNVKKYFPITAGVFSRHVADVKAVDDVSFAIKPGETLGLVGESGSGKTTIGRCILRLLEPTGGHIFFEREDITGLPQSPPLWDRNAPNMRTLRSKMQIIFQDPYASLNPRMTVGDIIAEPLQIHGIGGQPHPSKQQQEQRVNELLRTVKLAPYHANRYPHEFSGGQRQRIGIARALAVNPKFIVADEPVSALDVSIQAQVVNLLQDLQQQLGLTYLFIAHDLSVVRHISDRVAVMYVGKLVELADQDELYKRPLHPYTQSLLSAIPIPDPRVEARRERIILTGDIPSPVNPPKACRFNTRCPIAYERCFIEEPLLRDYGAHRVACHKVEELGGEQPDITKRTAGAAVPTV
- a CDS encoding DUF4383 domain-containing protein, with translation MAKAFALIFGVIYTIVGVAGFIPGIGGTLGMAPSTLLGLGADINLVHNTVHLALGFWGLWAASDESRAVAYCQIAGVALILLGLLGFFFPTGFGIVPLGGNDPWIHILSGVLLAYAGFMRPGAPARA
- the topA gene encoding type I DNA topoisomerase; its protein translation is MSKSLIIVESPAKARTLKKFLGSRYQVLPSVGHVRDLPKSRLGVDVDLDFKPTYVTIKGKGPVIKDLRSAVKKASHVYLATDPDREGEAIAWHLAEVLKLPEPRRIELHEITKSAVTEALKHSGAINMDRVDAQQARRILDRLVGYKISPMLWRKIQGGLSAGRVQSVAVKLIVDREREIDAFKPREYWTVSARLWPHGHHDAEHTLVADLVSVDGKKLDKFDIPNEGDATRLEARLAKASYSVSSVKTREVRRSPSAPFTTSTLQQEASRRLKMRVRRTMQIAQGLYEGVDVGEEGTTGLITYMRTDSTRLSGQAMDQAREYINQTFGAEYHNGKQFKVSADAQDAHEAIRPTDANRTPEKLKPFLDPSQLRIYRLIWERFVASQMAPAVYDQTTVEIAADGCGLRATGTVLKFAGYTKIYEESPDEDATEEDERKKHLPPVEEGQAMDLRAIMKAQHWTEPPPRYTEASLVKTLEEKGVGRPSTYATIVDTIQRHYAKLEQRRFSPTPVGIIVNDVLVEFFPDIFNETFTSEMERRLDRVEEKNDNWVSLLHDFYAPFSKDLARAEEFFPKIEIVEEEIDETCPACGRPMKIKNGRFGKFIACTGYPECKTTKPIVKDSGVICPRDGGRILERKSKKGRIFFGCEKYPACDFVAWDPPIQGSACKECGAFLVRKWGRNGGRVVCSNDAHHDHGFEAPLEASTSGNGVSSGHILEPEQEKRSA
- the trmFO gene encoding methylenetetrahydrofolate--tRNA-(uracil(54)-C(5))-methyltransferase (FADH(2)-oxidizing) TrmFO gives rise to the protein MMSQGVTVIGGGLAGSEAAWQLAHAGVPVTLYEMRPHVQTGAHVSGRLAELVCSNSLRGASLENAVGLLKEEMGRLGSLIIESARATSVPAGGALAVDRERFADHVERRIAEHPLIDVRREEVRVIPDGGLTIVACGPLASPALAAELTRLCGPQLHYFDAASPIVAADSLDRSQMYEASRYGKGDGADYLNIGLDQMQYRQLVRDLVDGDKHEPHGFEADASGKIPYFEACLPVEEMARRGEDTLRFGPLKPVGLVDPRTGKRPYAVVQLRRENAAGTAYNLVGFQTRLTWPAQKSALGKLPGLHEAEWLRLGVMHRNTFVDAPRVLAEDLRLRAAPHVFLAGQVTGCEGYVEAAATGIVAAINAARRAKGDERPFVPPARTAIGALLAYLRDGTSHDFQPQNVTFAYFEQLEGPRLDKQARRRAFAERALAEIDTIARDLSTGIPSGHSSGIEVA
- the hslV gene encoding ATP-dependent protease subunit HslV, which gives rise to MIRSTTIVGVLRDGHIAIGGDGQVTLDKVVMKHHARKVRAVGGGKVLAGFAGSAADGITLLDKFEAKLQEFRGNITRASVELAKDWRQDRYLRRLEALLIVGDTEHLFVLSGTGDVVEPDDNIAAIGSGGPYAQAAALALIKNTPLSAEDIVREALQVAGRIDIYTNDDIAIETL
- a CDS encoding GNAT family N-acetyltransferase yields the protein MADLALATERLRLEPLKPSHARALFEPMRDERLYRYEAQRPPKSEAGLERRFERLAVGRDGSQLWFNWAVRGKDGPYVGLVQATVDGKSAVIGYDIFPAYWRQGYGKEACSAVIERALRDLGVTLVKAIVDIENQASIALLESLGFKRVWTGPSDDMPGHTDHRYERVLA